Within Vicia villosa cultivar HV-30 ecotype Madison, WI linkage group LG1, Vvil1.0, whole genome shotgun sequence, the genomic segment CCATGACTTCTTGGGTGAGTTAGTGCAGTTCTGAAAGATTAGAGGATCACCGAGGAATGTTATCAGAGTAGCCTAAAAATGAGGAGTGAACTCATCGCTCTAGGCGTCACCCCTCATACAGACGCACAAGAAACCAATGTAGCATGTTGGAACCCTAAATTAGGGACACTAAATGAAAGGCTCACTCTAACAGATGACTTAAAATAGGTTCGTATGGTCCTTTGGACCATCAATTCACCAATTTGGGCACCTCTCTATCTAAATATGAATATGAGGAATTAGTTTTCCTGCTTAGGAGGAACATCAACTTGTTCGCTAGTGAGGCCTCAGATATTCCTAGCATAGATACCATAGTGGTGTGTCGTCAACTTGCCATTGATCCCTATGTCAAATCAATATCTTTAAGGAAGTGCGAGGATGGTGAGAAAAAAATAGCGGTTGTTGATGAGGAAGTACAAAAGTTGACATGCGTCGGTTTCATAACAGAGGTAAAATACTCATCTTGAGTGGCTAACATGGTCTTGGTAATAAAGGAGTCAAACAAATGGTGCATGTGCATCGACTTTAGTAAATATAATGTTGCATGTCCTAAAGATCATTAACATCTACCAGTATAGATCTTCTTATTAATAGATCTTTGGTTTTCATAACACTAAGTTTCATGGACACCCACCCCAGATACAACTAGATCAAGATGAATCTCAAGGATACGCCTAAGATAACATTCATGTTTAATCATGGCAACTACTATTACAATGTCATGCTTTTTAGGTTTAAGAACGCAGGTTCCTCCTATCAGAGACTCATAGACACAGTGTTCTCAAAGTTGATATGGCATAATCTAGAGATTTAAATGGAGGATATGATAGTGAAGACTTCATAGGGGAAATTCATGCAACATTCTAAGAAGATATTATGTGGTCAGTCATGAATTACAACATGCGTTTAAATCCCACCCTGTTCTGATTTGGCATGTAAGTAGGCAAATTCCTTGGATGTGAACCCAGATAAGTGTCAAGACATCATTGATATGAAGAGTCCTTCCAATGTTAAGGAGGTTAAACAACTAACAAGGCGCTTAGCCGCCTTATCTCGTTTTATTTATTGTGCAGGTGACAAGGTATTCTATTTATTTACCACATTGAAAAAAATGAGTGATTCAAATGGACGAACAAATGCGAGGAAGTATTCTcaaacatacaataattcctAGCATCTTCTCCCATATTGATATGCCTAATATCATGTTTTCCTTTATATTGTTATGTTTatgttactccctccgtctcataataagtgtctcatttgcacttttttcatgtctcaaaataaatgtctctttagaaaaccaatgcaacatttattatttttttccactactatacccctatttattaactttcacgtttttcaactactCTACTACCTATAAgaaataagggtactttagtaattgatattaactttatcattaaaaccaacacatccaatcattttcttaagaacaaCGCAAAACTCAAAtaggacacttattatgagacggagggagtacattCTAGGAGATGAGCTCAGCACTAATCAAATAATCATAGAGTGTGGAACGACCTATCATTTTGTGAGAAATGTATTCAAGTACGTTGAAACCCAATATCAAAAGATTGAAAGGCTCACATTGGAAGTAGAGGTAACTTGCAAGAAATCTCTGACCTTATTTTCAAGGACATCAGGTAAAGGCAAAAATGAACTATCCCATCCGTGAGGTCCTTAAGAAACGAAATCTAGCAGGAAGAGTGGCGTCTTGGGATATTGAGTTGTTTGAGTACGACATACAACATATACTTGTAGGAAGAATAAAATCATAGTTACTAATTGATTTTCTAGAAGAACTCAGTTCACCAATTGGCGGAGAGACTCCTCCCCGCCTAGATGTTGTCGGTAGATGATGCCTCTAATAAGGAAGTGGTGCATGGATAGAGCTAGAAGGACCAGAAAATCTATTCAACGATCaatcattaaaattttaatttaaggcTAGAAATAATCAAGTTGAATATGAAGCTCTCATCATCGGCATGGCTCTCTCCCTCAAGGTAGCTGCGTAGAATTTGAAAGCCATAATGACTCCTAATTGGTGGAAAAATAATATACCGGGGAATATCATATGAGTGAGCCTGAACTCATCAAGTATCTAAAAAGGTATGTGATTTTTCCAAGCATTTTAAACATTTAGAAATAATGTACGTGCCCAGGGATCAGAATTTCTGGGCGGACCTTCTATCCAAGTTTGCAAGCTCGGAGAAAATAGGATACAATCACAATGTAATTCAGGAGACGCTCGTCATCCCTAGCATTGAGGTAGGAGAAAAGTACAAATTACCACAAGATGAGTTAGAGGTGAATAAAATCTGCAAGCCCGTAGTAAAGTACATTCTAATGTTATAGAGAATCTAAAAAGTGGGAAGGGAATCTCCCATGTTAAGGTGTTCAGGGGAACACGAAATCTCCCTAGTCCTTGTTGAAGTGCATCAAGGGGCTTATGACATCCATGTTAGCGGAGGAGCCTTGACTCACAAGCTTCTAAGGGCGAGCTATTATTTCCCTTCTTTTGTGAGGTATATTATGGCGTTTGTTAGGAAATACGACAAATCCTAGAGGCACACCAATTTACATCACAAACTAGTTGAACTCCTCATTTTTTCATGATGCCCTAACGATTTTACTAGTGTGGCATGGACATTCTAGGACCATTTTCTCTGGTTCATGGCCAAATAAAGTTCCTGATCATAAAACTAGACTATTTTACAAAATGAATAGAGGTTGAAGTCGTATCAAGATCTCACCAGACAGGAATTATCGTTTTTATTGGTAGAGAATTAAGTGCAAGTTCGGTTTGCCATGGTTCGTCATTTCAGAAAATGGATTTCAATTCTCTAGCATTCGGGTGGTCAATTTATGCCACGACCTAGGAGtgcaaacaaaatttattttagttGTTCATCAACAAGGAAATGGACAAACAGAATATGCAAACAAAGTAATATGTAAAAGGATCAAGAAGAAGCTAGATGATGCCAAAGGTTTATGAGCTAAACAGCTTCATGATGTGTGATGGTCATATCACACCACCCCTCATTCAACTACCAAGGAAACTCCTTTCACTAGGGCAGACGCCATGTTGTATGTTGAAATTGACAAACCTTCCTAGCAATTCTCTTTGTTCAATGTAGGACAGAATGCATAATGGCTAAGATATGTCACATACCTAATTGACAAAAAAGAAACGTCGTCCATATTCGAGATTTCTCCACCAAACAAAGGGCAGCCAAAATATATAACTCCAAAGTGATTCAAAGAGAAATGTAGGATAACTTAGTGTCGAAATAAGTCATTGTGCCCGCCAAGTAGGGAAAACTACAACCTAATTAGGAAGGGTCATCCTGCATATTATTATAGTTTATTGTTATAAAAGTTAGTCTCCTACAGCCAAAATATATTAGGAAGCGTAATATGAATGTTGGACTCCCATAGCAAGATCCTTGCCGACTTAAAAATGAGCAATATGAATTCTAGACTTCCACAGGAAGATCCTTGCCGCCTTGAAAATGACAATATAAATGTTGGACTTCCAAAGGAAGATCTTTGCTGCTTCTAAAACTGGAAATATGAATGTTGGACATCCACAAGAAGGTCTTTATCGTCTTAAAAAAAGAAGGTAGCAACATAAAAATTGTTTCAGTAAGACACCTCTAATAGAAGGACTCAACTAAAGTCTATCCTGAGGGACTCAACTAAAGTCTCACATGAGTGACTCGGCTAAAGTCTTGCCATGAGAACTTAAATAAAGTCTCGTCTGAGGAACTCAACTAAAATCTCATGCGAGGGACTCAACTAAATTCTCGTTAGAGGGAAACAACTAAATTTTAAATTGAGGAACTCAACTAAATTTTTCTCCAGAGGAACTCAACTAAAGTCTTGCCTGAGGTACTCAACTAAAGTCTCTTTTGAGGGACACAATTGAAATCTCGCCTGAGGGATTCAACTAAAGTCTCACCTAAGATACTCAACTAAAATCTCGCATGAGGGACTCAAATAAAGTCTTTCCTGAGTGACTCAACTAAATTCTCGTCAGAGGAACTCATCTTAAGTTTCGCCTAAAATGTTCTATTTAAGGTTTCCTCTAAGTCGTTCCAAATATGAGGAAATTGAAACAAAATTACTTCTCCATTTACAAGCCATCGTGCTTGAGGTACTGTGTATTGGTATGTTCATAAATGGCCCACGAGGGGAGGTCCAGAGGTAAGGGGTGTAACATCTCGCTCATAATAGCTTTCTAGTCGCCCATTTCTTAGATCAAGTGCCCGTTTATTGGATATGTTGCCTTTATCCATGATAAGTTGTCCAAGGTGGGAATATGGAGAATTGATGTGTCCCTATTCTATAAAATTACGGAAAGAGTTATAGGGGAATTAACCACACTTTCCTAAATATCAATGGATTAACTGTTATCTCACACATTCTCTCAATGATAGTTGATATTTCCAATTGTTTAGGTTTCAGATCCAGCATAACTATAAATACTTCAACCCTAAAGTTAAGAACTCACACATCAACTACATACAAAGAAAACTAAATACACAAAACTTTTCACTCCTTACGTGAGTTAGATCTCAATCCTACAACACACTTTAAAGCCTTTGACAACCCTTAATCATTAGGTGTTGTCGTGTATTGTACTTTTTACAAATACAACAATGATGTATGTTGAAACTCTCTTGATAACACttgaataatttaatttcaaattgcATACAAGCAAAAAACAAAGTagtatttaataaaataacaccGTTAATTTAAAGTTTGAACACATGAACAAGTAAAGAACTCTATTGCAATTGTAATATTAATACTTAAACACACAAAAAACCTAACACAATTTTCCGCCACAAATTCAACTTAACAACCTTTGTTAAAAGCATCAAAAGCCTCAAAATATCAATGCGTCAAAGCTATCAAAGCATAAAATGGATATAAAGAGACTCAGACCCTCATTTCAGAAAAAGTTACATGTTCGCGAACAACAACaaaatctcattttaaaaaatattatatgtttaCTTACTTTACAACaagaaataccaaaaaaaaaagacaaaaattgtgaaaaatggatGTATGTGACTGTCGCCGAAGAAAAATTGTAATTTGTTAAAGAGAGAAGAAATTAGTGATTAGGGTTTAGAGTCGACGAAAATGGAATGTAATAGAGGCGCTGAATCTTGAGATAAAATTGgagaagaaagaacaaaattaAGTTTTTCCACTCTTGAAGAgaacttaaaaaaattaaatgttttttgtttttatttaagaaaattgtttaatttagatatttaataagatttttcaataaaaaatttgatctaataaatataaataaataataaaatataatctgTTAAGTTTATAAAATGAGGTGGATGGTTAAATCAAATTCATTAAGTTGTTATTTATATAGAAACTATGCATTAATTATTGAATGAAATGTATTATAAGACATTTCAACAAATTTGATATTTGTTTTTAGCAAAAGGACGATAATCCCGTGTGTCATCATGCAATTACTTTGAGCAGCTgaaatttttgttttatattttagcAATGAAAAAGTTGATCGATAGTATAAGTTTGGAATTTGAAATGAATACATATCATGCATGAATAAGGCAAGATGAGTAAGGTTAAGGGACCATTCGGCCATGTGGGGTTGATAGTAGGTAGGACCTGGATTAAGACAGGGTATGGAGGAAGCTGGTGATCAAGTAGGTGAACAGTATAATTACTTGCATCAAAATAACTACCGTCCTCCATTTTTTTGGtttcatatacatttcatacaacaTTCGCTACTATTCACGAGATTTCAAAGCTGTAACTGTGTTATTTGCAATTATTGAGTTTTAATTAAGAGATTTCAAAATGAATCAAAGGTTTTATTTCcaattattgtattttaataaagaaattttaaattttggagTAATCCTTATAATGGACATCCAATAAAAGTTTTGGAGGTTACAATCCTCCTCCCTTCATTGACCACTTTGTTCTCCAAAACTCTTCTAGTGACTGAAGCTGGTATTATTTTTAAgtacattaaattattttttaaagagaTATATGTAATAGAGATGGATTGCGAGTAGAGCATATATTAGACACACTATGTTGAGAAGGTTTGGCTATGGTAAAAATCTTTTATGTTTAATCACTTTAGTTGTTAACTTATGCTCTTTGATGAATTTGGCAAAGTTTGTTGCCAATACACCTATAATAGTGTTATTTAAATATGATGGTGGGATACGACCAATAGATGTGGGTTCTATTTGGAGGCGGTTGATATCCAATATTGCTACGAAATAGGTTTATAAAGATATGACACTACATCTCAATTATTTCCAGTTTGGAATCGGGGTATTGGAAGGTGTTCAGGCCATTCTGCATAGATCTAACAAGGTGTTAAGCAAGCCACGAGGATATGGATCTTTGGTTATGCTCACGATAGATTTCTCAAATGCTTTTAACGTGGTAGATCGATCAGCCCTTCTAAGCGAGGTGAGAGTGAGATGTCCATCTATTTTTTGTGGGTTAAGTTTCTTTATGGTGAGACAACGAGGTTGTGTCTTAGGAGTAGATATATTACGTCAGCCACTGGAGTGCAACAAGATGACTCGTTAGAGAGTCTCCTTTTTGCTCTTGTGTTACACTCACTCATTTATTAAATTAGAGACAATTGTAAACTTCTTCTTCATGTCTAGTATCTTGATGATGGAACCATCAAAAGGAGGTGGATAAATTCTTTAACGTTTTTCAGGAGACTAGTCCATGATTAGGTCTCGATTGAATATTCATAAGTTTGAGATTTTATTGCCTTCGTGAGATGGTAGTAAAATTCATTGGAAGTTGTTTCCTTTGGAGATTAGGGAATCGATGTTGGGGATGAAGTTGCTTACATGGACTATTAGTCGAGATGGAGGCTTTGTCGAGGTGTTGTCTATGAAGAAAGTCTCTAGAATTGTTGACTTAATACATCTCATGCCACAACTAAGGGGTCCTTATGGTGAGCTTCTTCTACTTCGATTGTGCATGGGTATCGTCAACCTGTTTTTTTTACCTAAGAATATGGTGACATAATCATATGGAAgaacatttgtttgttttgataaaAGAGTTGCAGAGGGAGGTTGAAGACATCGTGGTTGGTAGAGTTCCTATTTTCAGGAGACCTTCTATGTCTTGTGGCTTCTTTACCCATTAGAGTTGGAGGATTGGGTTTATACTCGGAACAAGTTTACAattgttggaacaagtttggtCCTAAATATGTATttcttaagttttgatgataacaaagtatagaGAATAACGTTTTACATTAATCGTTTCATTCAGTGTGTAGAATCTGAAGCTAAGAAAAACGACTATGGACAAAGCAAACTCTGGCTTAAGCAGACCCTAGACTCTAGAAAAAGAGACTCTGGACTATGGACAATCAAAGTTGAAATACAAATAAATATTCATCTAGATTATCAAGACAATGCATATGAATCATTAAAGCCATATTCACTATGATATCTCAAGCCTCATTTTCTCTAGACTCTAAAGTCTAAATGTACAAGGCTCTGGACTCTGATCATGCTTCAAATCACCATAAATTCGAAGCCGATGATTGGGAGAATAACTAGTGAATGAATATTCTTGGAGATAGTTCATTTATGTATCAAAATCAAATATTCCCATAAAAGGACGAATATGGTGAGAATTCTTAAGCGATTGTATTACCAACGAAGCACTATGTTTTGTGGTTCAACCTCGCACACTACTACAGCTGTGAAATTGATGAAGTTTCCATGTCCACTCACCAACAGTAATATCCATCATCCTTTAATTCCATCATCCAACGGTTCTATTCGCCGTCTATTTAAAGAGGACAAGAAAACTTGAAGAAGAACGAACGAAAACTGACAACGAATCATCTTTGTACAGTTGTGAGAAAAGAATTGTTGAGTAAGTCTCTGTGTGAAAAGAttagaaacaaagagaaaagagagATATCATACAACACTCACTGCACTTAGAACTTTTCATTGTATATCTTTTTAAGTGTAAAGTTTGTAATTCGTATCATCTATCAGCTTGTTAAGAAGCAACATTGTAAACACACAACTTTGTATTATGACTCCGATTGTATTTCTTGGAGACTAAGTTTAGTTTTTAGCCTCGAGAAGTCATTGACAGTTAATATTTGAGATTGTATTGTTTGAGGAACTAAGTTTAGTTTGTATAGCCTCGAGAAGTCATTGACAATTAGTCTTTGAGATTGTATTTCTTGGGGGACTAAGTTCAATCAGAAGGCTCGATAAGTCATTGGCAATTGGTCTTTGAGATGTAATCTGATCAATTATtggatataaaaattaaaaaataaaaaatataatattttattaatttaaataatattattataaaatatttttaattaatattaaaattaaatttaataaaattaaaaataatatatttattagaatataaattaattaaaaaattttaatttataaaatattaaaattaaattaaaatttatttatattttaattttattaattttaatttaataatttaattttttaaaatttttaataaattaattaatttaatatttattaattaattattaatattaaaattattatataattaattttataattaattttttaattaagttaaaaattctataaatttaatttttttttattttttttaaatatttttttttttatcaacggGTCAAAATATTTGTGAAGAAGTGCATGCGAATTTCTTGATTGACCCATAGAAAAAAGAGATCAATACTTAGGTCAGCAGGTGTGCTTGTGTACAGTTGggtagaaaaaaatatatatatttgttgaCTTGACATAAGTTTTTTCACAGGTGAGACTCAGGATTACAACTTTTACTATGAGACAAACAATCTTTAAAAATGCTTcatataaaatgatcaaatataaAAAATGTGTTGTAACATTTCTTATTTTATAACACCATATGTTTATGTAGATTTTAAAAAATAGTCTAAAAATTTATGAATAATAATACTGTGCATTCTAAATCAATAGATATAATTTTTAAGAAAGTTAATGTTGCTATTAAAAAAGGATTAACAGTCCAGTTTATTTTCCAAttgttttctatattttataATTCTTTATCATGTATAAAagatttacattttaattttagaatgaATCAAAGGTTTTGTGTACAGAAAAACTAGTTTAAGGTAAAACTAGATATattattttcgtttttatttaattaggcaACTCCGAAACTTGTGAAGCGTGGATATGACAGTGACAAAGAAGCTGAGAAGATTTGACAATGACACAGATACAACACAACACTTAACATTTTACAAGTCAAACATTTGctttgtgtttgtttgtgtagaACCAAATCAGTGTTTTGTTGTTTCTTCATAtttaaatagtaaaaaataattGAGCACAGAATCAACCTAGCTAGCAGAACTAGTGTTTTTTTACTTTACTAAACTTAATTTATTTCATGTAAAAAAGAACCATATTTAAAACCAGGAAGCAGAGTAGCACGTCTTATAGTCGGGTAAAAATGGTGTAGTGACTAAAAAAAGAGGAAACATGATAAGAAAAGCCGCCAGAGATTCTCTTCAAATTGTCATTTTTTTTCAATGTTGTTTGAAGTGATTCTTAGACGGCACATTGCCATATTGTCTTCCCAGGTGAAAAAGTGTTTTTGTCTCCATGCAAGGAGATATATATAGCTTTAGGAAAATGCTAACAACTACTTTTAGAATatttaaatagtttttaaaagttatttatgtattaaaaattatatatttcttgtttgtatttattatattaatgttTGATGAATGATAATGTTACATCATTGAGATAAAGAAGAATAACTTTTCATTATTGAAGAATAGGATAATTGAATTAGTTACATTAGCTCAATCATCTAGTAATGTATACATTAATATTTTCTATTAACATGTGGCGTCCATACActcaaaaagaaattttattgaagaaccagaaaaaTAAACTTAGTGAGACGAAGATTAGCCTCATGGAACAATAAGCATCTTTCAATTGGAGGCCGCACCATTCTCTTAAAGTCGGTACTGTATGCGCTTCCTgtctattttttatcatttttcaaaGCTCCAAACAGCGTTATCGCCAAATTGGAATCTCTGTTTAAGAATTTTTTATGGGGTGGgggtttggagaagagaaaagtaaATTGGGTGCATTGAGACAAGGTTTGTAGGGAGAAAGAAGAAGGAGGACTTGGAATCAAAAACCTAAAGGCGTTTAATCTTGCCTTGGTATGTAAGTGGAAGTGGAGGCTTCTTTTAGAAAAAGATAAGCTGTGGAATAAAGTGCTTATATGTAAGTATGGGGAGAGAGGGTATGAAGGTGATAGGAATAATATGTACCATTCTCTGTGGTGGAGAGATTTAAAATATCTGGATAAGGGTGAAGGAGACTGTGctaaagattggtttgtcaacaaaTTGGCTAGAGAAGTGGGTAATGGGAAGGAAACATTACTGTGGGTTGATCCTTGGTTGGAAGGTAAAAGTCTAAAAGGGTTGTATCCTGACCTGTTTAGAAAAGCTGGGAATAAGAATGATAAAGTGGGAGATTTATCTACGTCACAAAATGGAGGGTTGTTTTGGAATGGCAGCTGGGAGGTTAGTTTGGATACGGAAGAGGCTAGGAAGGAAGAGGAGCTGAAAGACAAAATCCAATCATTCTCATTGAGAGACAATGTCAGGGATAGGTGGAAGTGGTTTAAGAATGACTATTCGGTTAAGGAGGCGTACTGTGCAATTATGAAAGAAATCACCAATGTTAGAATAGAAGATAGGGAGCTAGCGGCTGCTTGGAGTAAATTAGTTCCACTCAAAGTTTCGACTTTGGTGTGGAGGATTTGGCAGAATAGGATACCATCGAGAGATAATTTAGTTAGCATAGGCATCTTGGTTGCATCTCAAAATTCATGCCCATACGGCTGCGGTAGTGAGGAAAATGTCTCGCACATTTTCTTCGAATGTCTGTTAGCTTGGATTGCATGGAGCGAGGTCCTAAGATGGCTTGACTTTATATCTGTTTCTCATAATTCAGCTGTTCAGAATTTTGTTCAGTTTGCAGGGCTCAGCAGTGGCGGGCGAGTGATTATAGAGAGATTCTGTGTTATTTGGTTTGCGTGTATTTGGGTCATCTGGAAGAGGAGAAACGAGAAGATTTTCCGAAATTCAGAAAATAGCAGTAGCGTTTGCCTTGAAGACATCGAGATGCTCTCTTGGAGATGGTTAAGGGCGAACATAAAAGGATTTAGTTATAGCTTAAATCAGTGGATTTCGAACCCAAAGATTTGTCTAGGGTGGAGAGGCGGGACGATGACGTAGGGAGTAACATGGAGTTTGCGAGCGTGTTTTGGTGACTGTCAATTTGGCTTGGTgaagatggtactgttgagagaTTGGAGACAATTGGATGAATATTCTGAAAGAGTTTACAACACTAGAAGAAGATGATGGACGTTTAGAATTATGGAGTGTTGCAATCCATGAAGCAGACTTCACATGGTCCTGGGAATTATAGAACAATAAAAGAAGCAGTTGATGCACGCTGTTGAGGAACCTCCAGGTGACCATGCTTCTGATTGTCTGCCTGATGCCCATGGAAGAAATGGCCAGAGGACAGAATTTGTGAGCAAGCAGGGCGGGACCAGTTTTGTTTAGGTGGCAGAAGGGAGTTCTTTGGATAGTGGCGAGGTTTCAATATTTGAAATGCTCAAAATCTATCATCCAGCCTGCTACATCAGTTTTGCTAGTTTATACGTCACGGTTCGGTGGACTCAGATTAGAGTTAGCAGTATGTAGCAATTTGTTTTATGTATCTTCATAATGAAGCTAAGTCTGTAGGTGTGTGCAATAGGTGATTTTGGTATTAAACTAAATACTTGGAAGTAATATATATGTACTTGGTTGTAAAGTTGTAAAGGGGTGTTAAGTCTGATGTGGTGTACTGGTGTGTTTGGGTATGGATGTCATGCTTGGCATGTCTCATGCCTCTCTTTtagtaataaatatttattttggccttccaaaaaaaattcataaatacaAAATAGTTAACATAGTTACAAGTGTAACGGCTCTATTAGTTATACCTAGCTAAAAGcattaaaagattaaaaaaatgataaaaagaagTTATAATTTAATACACTCTCTCAAACTAGAATGGATCTCTATTAATCCTAGTTTGTTAACAAGGTTGGTGAAAGATCTTAAATGGAGAGATTTTGTAAAAATATGTATTGCGTGGTTAACCGACTCAATTAGAATGAGATGGATTGCGTTGTCTTGAATTTTATCATGAACCACATAGCAATTTATCTCAATGCGTTTAGTGTGTTAATGGAAAATGGGGTTGGTTGCTATTTGGATTGCACTTCTGTTGTCACAATAGATAGTGACTAATATGTGGATAAGAATGTTGAAGTCGTGTAGAAGGTATTGTAATCAGATGAATTCACAAGTAACGTTGGCCAAAGCTCTGTATTTGGCTTCAGAGGATGAGCGAGAGACAATGTGCTGCTTCTTGAATTTCTAGGAGA encodes:
- the LOC131656637 gene encoding uncharacterized protein LOC131656637, translating into MYHSLWWRDLKYLDKGEGDCAKDWFVNKLAREVGNGKETLLWVDPWLEGKSLKGLYPDLFRKAGNKNDKVGDLSTSQNGGLFWNGSWEVSLDTEEARKEEELKDKIQSFSLRDNVRDRWKWFKNDYSVKEAYCAIMKEITNVRIEDRELAAAWSKLVPLKVSTLVWRIWQNRIPSRDNLVSIGILVASQNSCPYGCGSEENVSHIFFECLLAWIAWSEVLRWLDFISVSHNSAVQNFVQFAGLSSGGRVIIERFCVIWFACIWVIWKRRNEKIFRNSENSSSVCLEDIEMLSWRWLRANIKGFSYSLNQWISNPKICLGWRGGTMT